Proteins encoded by one window of Dehalococcoidales bacterium:
- a CDS encoding HIT domain-containing protein: MENLWAPWRMEYIKKVDTQDCVFCTMPPEDCDVKNYILHRGKHNFVILNCYPYNPGHLMVVPFRHLCALEDLTTEEMTEHYELVSRCITALKKASNPDGFNVGMNLGRVAGAGIDKHIHTHIVPRWSGDNNFMPVVADIRVVNESLGASYQKLKDCF, encoded by the coding sequence ATGGAAAACTTATGGGCGCCGTGGCGCATGGAATATATTAAAAAAGTAGATACGCAAGACTGCGTTTTTTGTACAATGCCCCCGGAAGATTGCGATGTTAAAAATTACATATTGCATCGCGGAAAACACAACTTTGTAATCCTAAATTGTTACCCCTATAACCCCGGGCACCTGATGGTGGTTCCATTCCGTCACTTATGTGCGCTTGAAGACCTCACAACCGAAGAAATGACAGAACATTACGAGTTGGTGAGCAGGTGCATTACCGCTTTAAAAAAGGCTTCCAATCCCGATGGTTTCAATGTCGGCATGAACTTGGGGAGGGTTGCCGGAGCCGGTATCGACAAGCACATCCACACTCATATTGTCCCCCGTTGGAGCGGAGATAACAATTTTATGCCGGTGGTGGCCGATATCCGTGTGGTTAACGAGTCGTTGGGGGCTTCCTATCAAAAAC
- a CDS encoding TIGR03960 family B12-binding radical SAM protein, which translates to MAYPDNILYNVSKPARYTGGEWNSIVKDWLNTDIKIVLSYPDIYEIGMSNMAVPILYDILNAYPDVLAERVFTPWVDMANALKTADIPLQSLESGRALNEFDLIGFSLGYELSYTNILDMLSLADIPVMTCDRKDEHPLVVGGGNCALNPEPLADFFDFFVIGDAEDVLPTLVDCLREFKSLKNNLSRTDKLKRLATIPGVYVPSLYVIEYDDSGMFKSITPTTPEAAPIIKRQIVSKLPPTGTRPIVPFIAATHDRCAIEISRGCTRGCRFCHAGMTYRPVRQRSHDEVIAAAGEIIDNTGYDEISLVSLSTSDYHGIDELVSKIVAEYGQKNISLSLPSLRMMVDSVKLIDSLPTERKSGLTFAPEAGSQRLQRVINKCIPEQQIFDTVTAAFEKGWKSLKLYFMLGLPTETDEDINGIIEMVEKIRAIGKNIPGRKPHVRLSLSTFVPKPHTPFQWIAMDSEENIRHKQNILRNNLQRKDVTPSWQDYSRSFLEAIISRGDRRLGKVIYSAWQMGACFDGWGEHFKFDVWMDAFRKEGIDPYFYTHRERLPDEPLPWGHIDTGVSLNFLKREYKRAIEEKETADCRDHACNICGIEKATVLCDHKFNRKNN; encoded by the coding sequence TTGGCTTATCCCGACAATATTTTATACAACGTTTCCAAACCTGCCCGCTATACCGGCGGCGAATGGAACAGTATCGTTAAAGATTGGCTTAATACGGATATTAAGATCGTTTTAAGTTATCCCGATATCTACGAAATCGGAATGTCGAACATGGCCGTACCGATTCTCTACGATATTTTAAACGCCTATCCGGATGTGCTTGCCGAAAGGGTCTTTACTCCGTGGGTTGATATGGCAAACGCCCTCAAAACAGCCGACATCCCCTTACAAAGCCTCGAAAGCGGCCGTGCTTTAAACGAATTTGATTTAATCGGCTTTTCGCTTGGTTATGAGCTATCGTACACCAATATTCTGGATATGCTTAGCCTTGCCGATATTCCTGTAATGACTTGTGACAGAAAAGATGAACATCCGCTGGTGGTTGGCGGCGGGAACTGTGCACTAAACCCCGAACCGCTGGCTGATTTTTTTGATTTTTTTGTTATCGGCGACGCCGAAGATGTTCTTCCGACATTGGTGGATTGTTTAAGGGAGTTTAAATCTCTCAAAAATAATCTGTCGCGAACCGATAAATTAAAGCGGTTGGCAACCATCCCCGGCGTATACGTTCCGAGTTTGTATGTTATCGAGTATGACGACAGCGGGATGTTTAAATCTATCACCCCCACAACACCCGAAGCCGCACCGATAATAAAAAGACAAATCGTCTCAAAATTACCGCCGACGGGAACGCGCCCGATAGTTCCTTTTATTGCCGCCACCCACGACCGCTGTGCGATAGAAATCAGCCGCGGCTGCACCCGCGGTTGTCGTTTTTGTCATGCCGGAATGACCTATCGGCCGGTACGCCAGCGCTCGCATGACGAAGTTATAGCCGCTGCCGGAGAAATTATCGATAACACAGGCTATGATGAAATCTCTCTTGTGTCTTTAAGCACCAGCGATTATCACGGCATTGATGAACTGGTAAGTAAAATTGTTGCCGAGTACGGACAAAAAAATATCTCCTTATCGCTTCCCAGCCTCAGAATGATGGTTGATTCGGTAAAGTTAATTGATTCGCTACCCACCGAAAGGAAATCGGGGCTCACCTTTGCCCCCGAAGCCGGCAGCCAGAGATTGCAACGCGTAATTAATAAATGCATCCCCGAACAACAAATTTTTGATACGGTTACCGCCGCTTTCGAAAAGGGTTGGAAAAGCCTAAAGCTCTACTTTATGCTGGGGTTACCGACTGAAACAGACGAGGATATTAACGGCATTATTGAAATGGTCGAAAAAATCCGCGCAATCGGCAAAAACATTCCCGGCAGAAAACCGCACGTTCGGCTCAGTTTATCGACTTTTGTGCCCAAACCGCACACCCCTTTTCAGTGGATTGCCATGGACAGTGAAGAAAACATCAGGCACAAGCAAAACATTTTAAGAAACAATTTACAAAGAAAAGACGTAACCCCCTCTTGGCAGGATTACTCTCGCAGCTTTCTTGAAGCGATTATCTCGCGCGGGGACCGCAGGCTGGGGAAAGTAATTTATAGCGCTTGGCAAATGGGGGCTTGTTTTGATGGGTGGGGGGAACACTTTAAATTTGATGTTTGGATGGACGCCTTCCGTAAAGAGGGAATCGATCCGTATTTTTATACGCACAGGGAACGTTTGCCGGACGAACCTTTACCCTGGGGACATATCGATACCGGCGTTTCGCTTAATTTCTTGAAACGCGAATATAAACGAGCAATTGAAGAAAAAGAAACGGCGGATTGCCGTGACCATGCTTGTAATATCTGCGGGATAGAAAAAGCGACTGTCTTAT